Genomic segment of Apium graveolens cultivar Ventura chromosome 7, ASM990537v1, whole genome shotgun sequence:
TGTTATCCTTTCCAGGTTGACAGGCTTCGGTTTTTGTCCTGCGAATATAAGCATACTGTTGAGAATGATTCATCCTACTTGCAATCTAGTACATCAAAAAGATATTCTGATGCGTAAGTATTCTTCATATTTCCTACAGTATAAATTAGCTCAATCTATTTTATGATGACCATTGAGCCATCTTGGTCTTCTATGTTAGTTatcaataatttttatatatacagaTATAATTGGATGTGAATTTAGGTACACAACCCAAATAAAGCAGAAATTTGGTTTGTGCACCGAGCTTTTTAATTGTGTTACAATTGAATTGCTTTCTTTTATCTGTTTGTATAATTTCATGTGAGATAGTGTTACTTTCCAAGTCAACATAATGTATGAATCACTAGTAACATTCACCATCCAAAAACTCCTGATCACTTTTAATATGATCTTCCCAGCTGGTTCATATAAGTTGTGTCTTAACGTTTATGAATCATAGTACAGGGATGGATTATATATGATGTGTCCTAACCTTTATGAACTACAGTATAGGAATGAATAATTTTTTCTTTACGATCTGAACTTTTTGGAATCTTGTATTTCAATCTCTGTAATTACAGCCAACAGGATTGTGTATATTACTCGGGCTCTTCATTTTACCTTCAAGTACCCGTGTTGGACACTCGACAATTGGACATGTACACTCGGATTTGGACACTTATTTTACAATaaaaacatgtatatttttcaaaatatgtGGAGTCCGATACTTGACACGTATCCATGTCGAACACTTCTTGCTGAGTCCGAGTAAATGCATTGATTCCTGCAGATATTTTTTACAGGAGGGTCCCAAGTTAAATTATACTTGTACATAAGTTTTTCTATTCTTAACTCGTACAATTATCATCTTCAACTGATGTTTGGTATTAAATGTTAACATTCACTATTAAATTAGTAATAACATAGAGATATGATGTGCCTATTGACCACCTTAACTTTAGTTGAAAACCTGAAGTACTCAACCTAAACAAAGAAACACCTCAAGATATATAAATCGTTTATTTCTGCCGAGCTTGGAAACTCTCCCCAGCTCCCGCCTCCCCTCCCCCCCCCCCCAAAGGAAAAAAGAAGATCCACCTTTGAGCAAAGAACACAGTATCATTATGTCACCTGAAATAAGATGGATTACATCCTTAGCTCCATTGTAAGGTTGATATGTAGTCAATAAGATCGTTCTATAAATGTTATCTCCAATTTTTTCACAAAGTGGCTAGACTTGCCAATTAGTGTAATAATGTGGCCTTTGTATAAGCGAACAGACATATCTTTTCTTCTAAAAGCCCTACAACTATAATCCAAAAATATTCTAAAGATATGGCCAACGTCAatcaattattaaaatatatttgaattaaataATGTATCATAATTCTAACAAGTGTGTTTTATGGATGTTGGTTTGTAGGAAAGGGAACCCATCATTATGAGAGCAGCACCTTCACCGTGGCAAGATCAAAATTTTGTTAAATCATAATTATCCGTACAATCTCTGACTACTTTGTGCAACCAAATGTTCTTTTCTGTAATTTTTGGTTTCACCCAGAAGTAGAAAGCTCTATTCTTTCATGCTAACTAAAGTCTATCACAGGTGTCATGTATTTAAATACAGGAAGAGTTGATGACATCCATTTGCATGTATAGAAGAATTTCACACCAAACACTTTATCTGCTGTCAAATTTTCAGGTTAGCAGAAGAAGCTTACAATTTTCAAAGCGTCTTGAACTTGCCCTTgatatagggtttacaagaaGATACGTGCGATGTACGGAGGTATTATGATTTTAGGGATAATTAAGTTTTTACAAGAATTCTCTTCTTTTTGCAGCTTATTTAACAAACATATTTCTTTTGTACAAATAgtctttatatttattttctcaaaatcctcAATTATTTATCTGATCAAATCTCGGCTCTTTATCTGAATTTATAAATGCATCAAATGAACAGACTGCAAAACTTGTGATGCTTTGAAGTACTATGTTCAGTTTACTTTTAAATATATAATCTATTCTAGTTTATTTGCAACACTTCACTTTTAAAATCATATTAATTTTTCTGTAGCACTTTGCATTAAAAAAGTTTTATACGTTATAACTTGTGTGTTTATAACATGAGGGGTACCTAATTGTTATTAtggtattatcaaataaatacAAGAACTACCTCCGTCGGCTAAAGATGAAACTAAGAACAACTGGCAAGGTCTTCTGAGTATGCTAAAATTGTTGCAaccatgttgatggtgaattgGAGTAATGATTTACATAATTGTTAATCCTTGTTATCTTTCTCCATTGTATAGATGTCAGAAGTGGTCAACTTAAGGTGGGACTTGATTCATCACAATTATGCAGCAGGGATGAATTCAAGAAGTAagtttaatttattatttatttttctttgtCTTTTGTTACCTTGCTTTTGAGCTTTCTTCTTCAGGTTTTGTTTTAAGCCTTCAAATTCTATTTATAATGAAAAACTAGACATATTTATCACAGAACCAAACTAATTCCTTAATCTGATTCAGTAGCTAGACGATAATTGTTGCAAGTCTGTTGTTCTATATTTGTGCCTATTGAGTATTGACATAGTTGACTGGGATACACATGTGTATGGATCTATATAGATGGACTTATCCTCAGAGGTTTATTAGTTAAGGTtttaataatattcaaaataatcaagGCAGGTTGTTTATCATAGCCATTCCTTAGGAATTAGTATATTATATTAAGTGAAGAAACTAAGCATTCATCTACGAAGGTCTGTCCTGCTTGCAAATTTTTTCTGAAGCTATTTGTGTAAGACACACACATGGTCACATGCTCACAACCAACATTTACCATAATGTGTAACTACTTGAAACAAATGACGTATGAATAATATTTTAATCAGTGATATGTATATGAAAGATGTGTCAAGTTTTCACAAATAGAGCTaaaattgttgatttaatttttttaattaaaatgatGTAGGACAACTCTAGTTATGATGGATATATAAACTAAAAATGATAATGATGATAGAATTTAGGCGGATGAACAGCTAGCATAACAGCCGTTATCCCAAGGGTTTCCCAACAACAAAATGCAGAAGAGACCCAATTTAGGATTCAAAGATATTCGAGTAAGTTTGGAAAAAGATTTCTAATGTATTTTGGAGTTCTAGCTCGAATTCTCTATACTTGAGGCATGTTGGTTTGTTGTGTACTTCCTAGCAACCCTAATGATTTTTGTATTAATTTCAATAGGTGCTCTCAACTTGCATTTGAATCataataataagaataatatATTACTTAAGTAATGAAtaggaaaataaataataatcaaattatCAGAGGgttatttcaaataaaaatttataaatattggGGAAATGTTATGATCGGTAGCTATACTGGTAGGCGCAAAAGAAAAAAGAAGTAAAAAGGAGAAGGCATCTCGTTACTTCACCCTGTTTGTGGTCAATGACTTTTACATCTGTTCCCGTGTTTCAGCAAGTCCGGCCATACTTGGTAGTTCGAGCAGTGAAGATGGGGAGGCCTAATATGCACACATAGTGAAGTAGCCCACTGGTGCAATATGGAAGATAACCGTAAATTTAGCACCAAATGGGGACATAACTTGTACATGTTCTTCATCTCGGACATCATACATCAGCAATTTGACTTGGTGTTTATGTTGAAGAACATCAAAGTATTTTTTCAATAGTTTTTTCCCCTGTTCCCCTATTTCTATGTGAAAGCATCTTCTGTTCAGCTGGAAGTTCAATATTAAGACGAAATATGTTTTTTGTGGTTACAGTGTGGTTTGTATTTTTGCATCAAATAGCTTGCCTGttgttatttaatttttttgtttttttacaTCATGCTGCTACTAATCATGACCTAGCTAAGCATAATATTTCAAAATACTACTAGCACCAAAAGTGATATAAATGCAGCCGAAGGTTCTGAGTTCACTTATAATATGTTCTGTGGCTGTGTTCTATTGTGCTGCACATTTTGGTATGCATATTGAAGCCTGTTCTTTGCTTATATGCATTTTGACGCTTGTTCTTTGGTTTGTGGTTTACTACCAATTTCTTTGGTTGTACTTTTCCACACATATATTCACTAGCTAAGGGGATATTTGTAGGTGGTGCCAATAGAACGATGACATTTTTTTTTGTCCCATCATGGCATTTCTGGCGTGTTTGTTATTCCGAATTGGAACTCAGAAAGCAGCTCAAAAAATAAAGAAGGGGATGTAAACTCTTAATTAAGTCGGCGGAGGGAATATTTCAAAATCATTCATGTTTTCATTATTTAACCTAAATATGTGTTCTCACAATAAATTTGTCTATTTCGAAAGGAAGTGTGGTAATTTATAGAAAATTTTTACCATGCAAAAGCTAAAAAATTGTTGGGCATTCATATTTCATTAGTAGGTGGTGTTTTTTAAATTCTCTACATACGTGTCAAAGAAGGCTAGACAGAGATGTGCTAGAACCCACACGTACTCCATACTCTTCCTTGTAAGCATTACCACACATTGTTTACGGAGTGGGATTCTGATGTTTCTCCAGACATGGTACTGAATTCCCAAATCTGAGTTAATCATTTTGGATTTGGTGGCGCCTTTCATTCTTTAGAGGATCGGAATCTAGTGCAGTTGAGTCCAGGTGATGGTTGTGGTGATTTTCTAATTCTAGTTCAGTGTGTAATATTACAGTGTGTTTATTTGATATCAATCTGGAACCTACCATAGAAGTTAAAGAGAGATTAGTAGATATTTTGAAGTTTTACTGGTTAAAATATCTCTGAGCCGACACATCATTTCTTTGGAAGCAGGACAACTTAGAAGAAGGGTTAATTTTCATTTGATTATGTGTACTTGGAACGTTTATAATCAATATAATATGTATCATCTGCAGGTGCAAGAGAGAGCATTAGGTGTGATTATTCATTCTGAACAATGTAATCAAGTTATTGCTGGGATTAAGCTGTAGCTCGACGAAGTCCAAGGCAGTAGGTAGATAGCAAATACGGGATCATAACTCTTCCTTATAGTAGCTAACTCTCCCCTTTTTAGGTCCTGGATCGCCCTCTCCTATGAGATTTTCTAATCCCAATGATCTCGAGATGAGGTGGCCGAGTCCGGTTTACCAAGTCTGCATTGACATTGCCTTCTTTCTTGTATCTTGTAGACTGCTCAGCCTAAGGCTAAAATATAAAATGTGCTATAAAAGAAGAAAGTCAATTACCTGGGTGAaccatatggcctccaaaagaatCGCCGTAATCGCTTCAACCTGAACAGATAAAtactttaagtcagctatctaTCCGAAGAACCTAGGTGCCCTACCTATTTATTGCAAAGTAGCTGTCAGAGTCTTATATGCTTTTAGTAGCTTGTGTCACTGGGTCCGTGGGGAAACCCCTAGGAATTCACATGAGAAACATAGTAAAGTAATAACACAAGGAGAATTAGTAGGAAAATTGAATATCACTTAAATAagtattttaataatttttgatGTTATTTTATTATAAAGACTAATAATAAGTATGGGTTGGTAGTACAGATAAaattctaattatttattattaatgaTGGTGAGATGTGCACTCTAGTTTGTTTGGTGGTGCATAATATAACAATGTATGTGGaagataaaataaaaaatattaatttttgtcatACTATATATTTTATTAGTAATTGAAGATGTTTTCATTAGGTCACTACATAGGCTTTTATTTGTGGAATGAGATTGCTAGTTTACAAACAACCATTTAACTCTATTATAAGGATGCCTTTTTAGATGATGGGCTCAAAAAAAAATTCATGCAGGCTGGGccctaaaaataaataatatcatACTTATGTGGATTTAAAATTTGTTTAACAAACCCACCAAGTGGTATCAAATATTTAGTTCAACATTCCATAATAATCTCTCATATCGCTCCAGTACCGGTCTGGGATAGGCAAGTGGGCTACCCCTGATAGGCTAAAGGCCGAGGCATGTGGGGCTTGGAGTATGAGAGTGGGGATTAAGCAGATTGTTGGGAGTTGCCTCAGTTGTCATACTAATTTTCATAGTGATGTATGATATTTTCATTAGTATCGATTTGTATGATAAACTCCAACTATTTCCACTAGTAATGTGTAGTAAATATATAAATAAGTTGTATATTACAAATATGATTCTACCATAAGTATAATTGAGAGAGATTCACAATATATGGTATACATTATCCCTTTTACACAGGATTTTATCTCATATAACTTCTCTCATCTAACTCTTCATTATTAGTAATGtgcaaattaatttttttattttcaaatttttatttttagtatgagtatactttttaaatttgtattatgAGTTATAAAAATCTTTTACGATTTATCACTTTAAAAAATatctaataaaataaatattaaccaattatatattttttttaattatataaccgatatctaatatatataatttattttataaacctaTAGTCTAAATTATGTTGACGCGtaatttggatatttatttttcAATCACATTATTAAACTAATCAAAAGTAAAATTTGATATgtcatatttatatttttttacattttatttaggATGTTTATTGTTAATTagtttataataaaaatattaaaagtgTTATATTGCAAATTATATGACATCATATTTATTAAATAACAACAACAACGGTGCACTTATAATATGTTCGAAAGATTAAAAAGTGGAACCAAACAATTGTGAAATTTTGactatgaaataaaaaataaataaagatatacAACATTAAGAATTTGAAAAAAATCTTAATAAAATTAGTAATTATATAGGAAATTTCCCTATAAAAAGAGTGTTATCTTTTCACAAACCGTAACATTTGACGGACTGTCAGCCGCCCCCATCTATTTCATAGAGACTCAAATTTACACTAAACAGTGATGAACATATTCGAagatgaagaagacaataaaGAAAACCACCCTCCACATGTAAATCAAGATTGGCACGGTATATTTCTTTACTCCTCctcttgaaaaaataaataatcatagttaatttttttctaattaattGTTTTCTACAGGTATTTCAAGGAGATTGGTTATGATACATCAGTACATGATAAAAATTAGAGTGAGAGAGGATGGGTGTAGAGGATTCTACCATTACATGCCTTCTCTAAACGCggtgtgtggttataattcattTTCTTATTATTCTATTATATTGATGACATGATTAATAGACAATACTAATTTACATTTTTTTAGTAATATTGAATGACAAATAGTTTCAATAAGGACATCTAACTTTCATGATGCATATGCCattaattatacttaaaaataattaaatgatataGTTTATGTGTTTAGAAACTTGAGATTTTGTGCAGGAGGATGTAGGTCAATTATGTGTGGTGCGTGGATTATATTAGATTGACTTAGTGGGTTATATTAGTTTATAGCTTTAATTTTAAAAGTTGTTTGTATTTCGATTATCTCCctagctatatatatatatcatgttaTAAATGATGTAAAACTTAATGCTAAAgtaaaatttctatttttttgaGTTGGTTTTCAACAACATAGTGCATATTTCTTGTTTATACTCAATGCCAGGAtgtatacaaatatatatataagctgTGTATTGTAAAACTGAGAAAAACAAAGACTTGCGTGTAAGTTGTTTTTATTGATTTGAAGCGTACAATATAAATAGATAGATGATAGAATATGCAGCTAAAAACAAGGACCATTAAACAACTAACTCTTCTAATGCAGTTCTACTTCTACGTGTCTACATATGCCATTTCTAAAACTTCTCCACGACTATGCATACTAATTCAACATGCacatactttaattattttaaaaacaatcTATAAGTTTCAAAATAATTCCAACAATCACCCCCTTAGTTTTGAAACTTATTTAGGCAACTCCATTACTCCCAGTAATCTGCGCATTCTTTCAAATTGGATAGTAGTGAGAGCTTTGGTCAGGCAATCTGCTCGTTGCATATCACTACTCACATGCTTGACAATGATCTCCTTTCTCTCAACACATTCTCGAATATAATGGTAGCGTTTGTCTATATGTTTACTACGCCCATAAAATGTACAAGATTACTGGACCCATATCTTCACCTGTTAGCTTGCTGAGCAGATTCCTCAGCCAAACAGCTTGACAAGCTGATGTCGTCCCTGCCATAAACTCTGCCTCGCACGAAGACAAGGCCAAACACCTTTGTTTCTGTGAGACCCATGTGATGAGGTTATCTTTTAAGTAAAATACCATTCCTCTTGTACTCTTCCTGTCATCTGTTTGTCCTCCAAAATCGCTATTCGAGTATCCTGTAAGCATATTGTTTTCAATATCCCTCGAATAAACCACGCCGTAGTTAATTGTACCCTTGACGTACCTGAGTATACGCTTTACAGCATTCATATGAAGAACTGTGCCCTTTTCCATGAAACGGCTGACTATCCCCACAGCATAGCCATGTCGAGACATGTATGCACAAGGTAGCGAAGTCCTCCAACCAAGCTTTTGTATTCTGTTGGATCCACCAGTTTCCCGCCTTCGTCCTTAGTCAAATGCTCCTTCGGATCCATAGGATATTTAGTGGGGTTAAAAGCTTGCATTCCAGCCTTCTCCAATATTTTCTTTGTATAAGCTGACTGTTTTAGCTCTATACAGTCGTTCATTTGTTGAACCTCCATTCCCAGATAGTACGACAACCTCCCCAAATCATTCATTTCGAACCAATCATTCATCTGTTGTTTAAATTCATTTAGTACCTGTTATTAAGAGATCGTCTACATAGACAACAACAATGAGAGCTTCAACACCATTACTCCTGATGTACAATGCATGCTCATATGGGTACCTTGAAAAACCTAGATTCTCAAAATACTTGTTTAGTTTAGCATACCAGACACGTGGTGCTTGACGCAGACCATAAAGAGCCTTAATCAATCTATACACCAAGTGTTCTTGACCTTCTTTAATAAAGCCTTAAGGTTGAGCAACATAAACTTCTTTCTAAATTTCTCtatttaaaaatgttgttttgacATCCAAGTGGTGAATCTGCCAATCGGTCTTGGTAGCCAATGCCAACAGAAAGCGAACAGTCTTGAGCCTGCTGACCGGAGCAAAAATTTCGTCAAAGTCCACCCCCTGCTCTTGTACGTATCTTTTGGAGACGAGCCTtgttttgtattttattatttCCCCATTAGCATTCCTCTTCAGCTTGTATATCCATTTCAGGCCTATTACCTTGCGATAAGCCGTTAATTCTGTCAGTGTCCATGTCTTATTCTGCTCAATAGACTCCATTTCGCTCAGCATTGCTATAACTCATTAGCTCATCAATTCCCATCAATAGAAGCTCATCATCGAGCTTAATTTCCTATGTCTCATTTTAAATATCAGCAAGAGATTTGTAACGTCGCGGTTTACTGCTACTGTCCGAGCTTGTAGACTCTGAATGGTCTATGTTTACTGACATCTGTGGTGTCATGGGCATGCTCCCTTTTGTCGATGGAGTCACTGCTTCATTTTCAGACTCCATACTCGTTTGTTGTGATTGAAAGCTTTCTTCTCCCCCTTTGAATAACAGTTTCTTCACAATTCTGAACATCAGGGCCAACTACAACAAACGTGGTCTGTTGATCACGATTTTCCTCTCTATGCTGATCCCATGGCCATGTTTTCCTTTCCTCGAACGCCACATCCCTGTTTACAAATATCTTATTGCTTTGAGGATCAAGCAAGCGATATGCCTTTGTTCCTGGTTCATTGCCTTTGTTCGTGGTTCATTTCCAAGATGTATCACTGGTTTGCTCCTGTCATCCAACTTCTTAGTGTGTACCCATGGGATTTTCATATAAGCCATAAATCCAAAGAAACGTACATGGCCTATGTTTGGTTTATCTCCTTTCCATGCCTCATATAGAGTCCTTCCAGTTAGAGATCGCGTGGGTAACCTGTCGAGAATATACATGGAGTGTCTCACAGCTTCTCCCCATAACGTCAAAGGTAGATTCATTTATTTCATCATACTTCTAGCCATTGCAACCACTGTCCTATTTCTTCGTTCCATCACCCCATTCTGTTGTGGAGAGTAGGGAGCTTTGTAGTGTCTTTCTATTCCGCTTTCCTCACATAATGTTGTAAAATCTTGAGAACAAAATTTTACTACACGATCAGTTCTGAGAGTCTTTACTCGCTTGTCTGTTCCATTTTCAACATGTGCTTTGAACTTCTTAAATGCATTAAGGGCTTCATCCTTACTTTTTAGAGTATATGACCACATTATTCGACTGAAATCGTCCACCAAAAGAAGAAAATACCTGTTGCCACCAGTTGTTGCCGGAGATATCGGACCACAAAGATCACCATGCACCAATTCAAGCACTTGTTTCGCACAGAATTTGCTTTGAGATGGGAACGATTTTCTGACCTGTTTGGACATCGAACAATCTGTGCGCATAGTCTTTGGATTCTCAAACTTCGGCAACCCATGCACCATTTGTGTAGAATGCATAAGTGTCAAAGCTTGAAAATTCATGTGGCCACTGAATGCCATAACCAAGGTAATTCATCTGTCTTAGAGATTAACAATGCAGGCTTACTGGTTTC
This window contains:
- the LOC141674797 gene encoding secreted RxLR effector protein 161-like — protein: MEKGTVLHMNAVKRILRYVKGTINYGVVYSRDIENNMLTGYSNSDFGGQTDDRKSTRGMVFYLKDNLITWVSQKQRCLALSSCEAEFMAGTTSACQAVWLRNLLSKLTGEDMGPVILYILWA